A DNA window from Paenibacillus andongensis contains the following coding sequences:
- a CDS encoding radical SAM/SPASM domain-containing protein, with translation MKKFKKFYIEITSVCNLACTFCPQTKRQANFIEIDTFTHILDQIKPHTDHIYLHVKGEPLLHPKIDELLDLSHEKGFKVNITTNGTLINKNRHKLLDKPALRQMNFSLHSFDGHEGSEDKEGYVTSILRFAKEIVAKSNVIISFRLWNLDTDNQTNQERQLNREVLELLEKEFELDYKIDEKFVRGTGVKLADRVYLNQDHEFQWPDLKAEEIEGPGFCHALRNQAGILVDGTVIPCCLDGEGVINLGNINQTPFSEIVEGERANRLFEGFSRREVVEELCRKCGYRERFSM, from the coding sequence ATGAAGAAGTTCAAGAAATTTTATATCGAAATTACAAGTGTTTGTAACTTGGCCTGTACTTTCTGCCCACAGACGAAGCGCCAAGCTAATTTTATTGAAATCGATACCTTTACCCATATATTAGATCAAATAAAGCCCCACACGGATCACATTTATTTGCATGTCAAAGGGGAGCCTTTGCTGCATCCGAAGATTGACGAACTGCTGGATTTGAGCCATGAGAAAGGCTTCAAGGTGAATATCACAACCAACGGTACGCTGATTAACAAAAATAGACACAAGCTGCTGGATAAACCGGCGCTGCGCCAAATGAATTTCTCCTTGCACAGCTTTGATGGCCACGAAGGATCTGAGGATAAAGAAGGATATGTCACGAGTATCCTGCGATTTGCTAAGGAAATCGTCGCCAAGTCCAATGTGATTATCTCATTCCGTTTATGGAATCTGGATACGGACAATCAGACGAATCAAGAACGGCAGCTAAACCGTGAAGTGCTGGAATTGCTCGAGAAAGAGTTCGAACTGGATTACAAAATCGATGAGAAATTCGTTCGCGGCACGGGTGTTAAGCTGGCTGATCGTGTCTATCTGAATCAGGATCATGAGTTCCAGTGGCCGGATTTGAAAGCAGAAGAAATTGAAGGGCCGGGCTTCTGTCACGCGCTGCGGAATCAAGCAGGCATTCTTGTTGATGGCACTGTGATACCCTGTTGTCTGGATGGGGAAGGGGTCATTAATCTGGGCAATATCAACCAAACTCCTTTTTCCGAAATCGTAGAGGGAGAACGGGCGAATCGATTGTTTGAGGGTTTTTCCAGACGTGAAGTTGTCGAGGAATTATGCCGCAAGTGCGGATATCGCGAACGTTTTAGCATGTAA
- a CDS encoding ATP-dependent DNA helicase, whose translation MGRYPFAYDHAQPFMQQVSDWIADIFYEVLPEAGFEVRDEQIYMAFQLERAFAEKSTIFAEAGVGTGKTLVYLLYAICYSRFMKKPAIIACADESLIEQLVKPGGDIDKISRHLDLVIDARLAKSPDQYVCLVKLDEARFGHEDIGLYRELHEGLPDFVHTREALQTFHAYGDRKNYPHLNDEQWSKVSWDAYQDCFVCDKRHRCGQTLSREAYRRSADLIICSHDFYMEHVWTYDGRKREGQLPLLPDHCTVVFDEGHLMESAAQKALTYKLKHIVFEELVVRLLKGEVRETLAVCIDQAIEQSELMFEVLESCCQPIVGSDRKQIVINDRLLREIHRLSDILSEIEEELVFEGEMFTLNDYQLKIVEEHLEMMQKALALFRNDQTFICWATESITGLSLVIMPRTVKEVLKEHVFSSKMPIVFSSATLSVEGSFDYVANSLGLDQYLSFSVNSPFDYAERMEVIAPKWASGGTFQEKMETAVQLLKRTEGRALILFPTHEELQRFKREIKGRSDCSELTFLFEGDQEISHLIASFQGDEHSVLSAVTLWEGLDIPGPSLSNVIVWSLPFPPQDPVFNAKRQASNSPYEEVDIPYMLLRLRQGIGRLIRTREDSGIIAIFHDELHDNAVLRDHIVRILPAGVTLKSEPFTSLSDTM comes from the coding sequence GTGGGACGTTATCCATTTGCATATGATCACGCACAGCCATTCATGCAGCAGGTTTCTGACTGGATTGCGGATATTTTTTATGAAGTTTTGCCTGAAGCGGGCTTTGAGGTGCGTGACGAACAGATTTACATGGCGTTCCAATTAGAACGTGCTTTTGCTGAGAAATCGACCATTTTTGCTGAAGCAGGAGTGGGTACAGGGAAAACGCTTGTCTATTTATTGTATGCGATATGTTACTCGCGTTTCATGAAGAAACCGGCTATCATCGCTTGTGCGGATGAATCCTTAATAGAGCAATTGGTCAAGCCTGGTGGGGATATTGATAAAATATCGCGTCATTTGGATCTCGTTATTGATGCGCGACTTGCCAAATCACCTGACCAATACGTATGTCTCGTCAAGCTTGATGAGGCGCGATTCGGACATGAGGATATTGGCTTATATAGAGAGCTGCATGAAGGTCTTCCTGACTTCGTTCATACACGTGAAGCGCTGCAAACCTTTCATGCTTATGGGGACCGCAAAAATTACCCACACTTGAATGATGAACAATGGAGCAAAGTGAGTTGGGATGCCTATCAGGATTGTTTCGTCTGTGATAAGCGCCATCGCTGCGGTCAAACGTTATCTCGTGAAGCGTATCGACGTTCGGCGGATCTGATTATCTGCTCGCATGATTTCTATATGGAACATGTGTGGACGTACGACGGAAGAAAGCGTGAAGGCCAGCTTCCTTTGCTGCCGGATCACTGTACGGTTGTTTTCGATGAAGGACATCTGATGGAATCGGCTGCTCAGAAAGCATTAACGTACAAGCTGAAGCATATCGTGTTCGAGGAATTAGTGGTTCGTTTGTTAAAAGGGGAAGTACGCGAGACGTTAGCCGTCTGCATTGATCAGGCCATTGAGCAAAGTGAGCTCATGTTCGAAGTGCTTGAAAGCTGCTGTCAACCGATTGTTGGATCGGATCGCAAGCAGATTGTCATCAACGATCGATTGCTGCGAGAAATCCATCGGTTAAGTGATATTTTATCGGAGATTGAAGAGGAGCTTGTCTTTGAAGGTGAAATGTTCACTTTAAACGACTACCAACTTAAGATCGTGGAAGAACATTTGGAAATGATGCAGAAAGCGCTGGCTTTGTTCCGCAACGATCAAACCTTCATTTGTTGGGCCACAGAAAGCATTACAGGTCTTAGCCTAGTGATAATGCCGAGAACCGTGAAAGAAGTGCTGAAAGAACATGTTTTTTCTTCCAAAATGCCAATCGTTTTCTCATCGGCTACTCTATCTGTTGAAGGTTCATTCGATTATGTGGCTAATAGTTTGGGCCTTGATCAGTATCTATCATTCTCTGTAAATTCTCCATTTGATTATGCAGAGCGGATGGAAGTGATCGCACCTAAGTGGGCGTCTGGCGGAACGTTTCAAGAAAAGATGGAAACCGCGGTTCAGTTGTTAAAAAGAACAGAAGGAAGAGCGCTAATTCTGTTCCCAACCCACGAGGAGCTGCAGCGGTTTAAGCGGGAAATCAAAGGTCGATCCGATTGTTCGGAATTGACATTCTTGTTTGAAGGGGATCAAGAAATCAGCCATTTGATTGCCTCTTTCCAAGGGGATGAACACAGCGTGTTGTCGGCAGTCACCTTATGGGAAGGACTCGATATACCGGGTCCTTCGTTGTCCAATGTCATTGTCTGGTCACTGCCGTTTCCTCCACAAGATCCCGTATTCAATGCGAAGCGTCAAGCATCAAACTCACCATACGAAGAGGTGGATATTCCTTATATGCTGTTAAGGCTTAGACAGGGAATAGGACGTTTGATTAGGACCCGTGAAGACAGTGGGATAATTGCCATCTTCCATGATGAGCTGCATGATAACGCGGTGCTTCGCGATCATATTGTTCGTATTTTACCCGCTGGTGTAACACTGAAGAGCGAGCCATTCACTTCGCTGAGTGACACTATGTGA
- a CDS encoding ABC transporter substrate-binding protein, whose protein sequence is MKIRKHYLTLRRSFPHVLEDHPLDITLEELALHLDCTHRNMVLLLKRMQLDQWLTWLPKKGRGNRSTLIFHVRKEDMLMEEAKELVAKQDLHSALELLQAAEHASSLREQFQVWLSGQFGFRSEVQGQRRTDILRFPLPQTIHALDPAAIHYTGESHLVNQLFDGLVRMDAKGDQILPHLAHAWDVDDSRTRWTFYLRKGVQFHHGHEMLASDVKYSLERLGRLAPRGLYSWAYAGITDITTPDERTVCIQLSERNELFLGFLTTNRASIVPADVCEAAGGLMDKSPVGTGPFRLIGHEQGIWILEAFPAYFQGRGFLDRVEVWTLPENEQTELTAQKQPFQVMHNVRISDMEAQRWQQVRQSGMTTKFMTVNELKDGPLKNPLIREALHLALDRLYLLEQLSGDVIEAASSFFLQPQQDKSRSNHEISTTRQPLEVERLLAAANYKGNVLKLATIPQYEQDALLLQKMYAMSGITLEILLIPAEEFKGELRMTADLLLFAVMLDEHRELRLYDLYKSMRQHAAPEVQTMLDDSLRQLRSESDPKRRIALLEQLESQLKQRHSLLFLYRKHLKTAYHPSIRGISLDSLGWVRFRDIWFT, encoded by the coding sequence GTGAAAATACGCAAGCATTATTTGACACTTCGACGCTCATTTCCCCATGTTCTTGAAGATCATCCACTTGACATAACGCTGGAAGAGCTAGCGTTGCATTTGGACTGTACACATCGCAACATGGTGCTGCTTCTTAAGCGAATGCAGCTGGACCAATGGCTCACTTGGCTGCCCAAGAAAGGCCGCGGCAATCGCTCTACCCTTATATTCCATGTGCGCAAAGAAGATATGCTTATGGAGGAAGCTAAGGAATTAGTCGCGAAACAGGATTTGCATTCTGCACTTGAACTGCTGCAAGCAGCCGAGCATGCCTCTTCCCTGCGAGAACAATTCCAAGTTTGGTTGTCAGGGCAGTTCGGCTTTCGGTCTGAGGTACAAGGCCAGCGGCGAACGGATATTTTGCGCTTTCCACTCCCTCAAACGATTCACGCCTTAGACCCTGCAGCCATTCATTATACCGGGGAATCCCATCTAGTGAATCAACTCTTCGATGGACTCGTTCGCATGGATGCCAAAGGGGATCAGATTCTTCCGCATCTGGCTCACGCATGGGATGTAGATGATTCGCGCACCCGATGGACCTTTTATTTACGCAAAGGCGTGCAGTTTCATCATGGCCATGAGATGCTGGCAAGTGATGTGAAATATTCACTCGAACGGCTTGGGCGCTTAGCGCCGCGCGGTCTTTACAGTTGGGCTTATGCGGGCATCACTGACATTACAACACCGGATGAAAGAACGGTCTGTATTCAATTGTCTGAACGTAACGAATTATTTCTAGGATTCTTAACTACTAATCGCGCTTCCATCGTTCCTGCGGATGTATGTGAAGCAGCCGGCGGACTGATGGACAAGTCGCCCGTTGGCACTGGACCTTTCCGATTAATTGGACATGAACAAGGCATTTGGATCTTAGAAGCTTTTCCTGCTTATTTTCAAGGGCGCGGGTTCTTGGATCGGGTTGAGGTGTGGACATTGCCGGAGAATGAACAGACGGAATTAACAGCGCAAAAACAGCCCTTCCAAGTCATGCACAATGTGCGAATTTCAGACATGGAAGCACAGCGTTGGCAGCAAGTACGGCAATCTGGCATGACGACAAAATTCATGACCGTGAATGAGTTGAAAGACGGACCATTAAAGAACCCATTAATTCGCGAGGCACTTCACTTAGCTTTGGATCGACTCTATTTGCTGGAACAGCTCTCTGGCGATGTCATTGAAGCGGCAAGTAGCTTCTTCTTGCAGCCACAACAAGATAAGAGTCGATCCAATCATGAAATTAGCACGACGAGACAGCCACTTGAAGTCGAACGCCTGCTTGCAGCTGCTAATTACAAGGGTAATGTATTGAAGCTGGCGACCATCCCGCAATATGAACAGGATGCGCTCCTCTTGCAGAAAATGTACGCCATGTCCGGAATCACACTGGAAATTCTGCTCATTCCTGCAGAAGAATTCAAGGGCGAGCTGCGCATGACAGCGGATCTGCTGCTTTTTGCCGTCATGCTAGACGAGCATCGCGAGCTGCGGCTCTACGATTTGTACAAGAGCATGCGGCAGCATGCTGCGCCAGAAGTGCAGACCATGCTCGATGACAGCTTGCGACAACTGCGTTCCGAGTCCGACCCGAAACGCAGAATAGCGCTGCTCGAGCAGTTGGAATCCCAGCTCAAGCAGCGCCACAGCCTGCTATTTCTATATCGAAAACATCTCAAAACCGCTTACCATCCATCGATTCGCGGCATCTCCCTCGACTCACTTGGATGGGTTCGATTTCGCGACATTTGGTTCACATAG